The nucleotide window TTACTCTGTGTCTCTTCATCTCTCATATTATCTTTTATTCAAGTATTGATTTGTACTGATGATCTAACAGAAACAGGGAACCCAGGTTTAAAAATCTCAAATACTTTTCAAAGTTGAAGAAAGACTGATTTAAATTATTCCTTGTTCTACAAATAAGAAATTgtatggtattttttttatgggtcATGTTAACCTGTGCCCCCGGGACACTAGTTAAGAAAGTACAAAATAGAAACTTTTActtgaaaacaataaaattttgacttttaaaaagttgaacataacactttttaacaattttcaatgcaaacttTCTAGTTAAtattacctttttttatttgttagtttattataaaaaaaaaaccacaaattTAAGAtgctttaatttttaaaattgtttttctttctattattttatcattttcttagGCAAGCCGTGTCCCTGTGGGCTTAGTCGTAAGGACATTGGATAATATATGCAGGGATTGAGGtaatatgtgtaaaatattaaaaatgaggATTATACTTTTCTTAATCTTTCAGAACGATAACATAAAAAACATTCTTTGGTTTTGATGATTATTTCTCCTccaatgaaaattttgataaaagaaCCTTTGGGGAATTATTTCAATACTTCTTTTTACATAAATCATTTgaatatttaaacaaatttgCACAGTTTAATTCGATGACTTGTATTGGAAAAAAGATATTCTCAATTTTGTTTCATGaattcttgattttatttattgtccAAATCACTGATTAATCTtcaaatttttccttttctttctaaaattggTAGTTTAATCACTATGCACACCATCATCTTGTTATATAAAGCCTATTTAACCGTCttttaaaaatagtaaaattagtTTACACTAACAgtgcatataattttttctctttaaaataaCTTGAACATGGCTGTAAGATATATTCCATATTAATACAAAGTGGCCTACCAAAAGATTACATAAATGTAAATGATACGTAACATTCACTTGGTCAAAGCATGTAAAGGTGTAGCATTTTAGACGTGAAAAACTTGTTCAACATTCATATAGATAATTTCCTACCACACATTACAATACAAAACTCCTAAAAGCTTGCAACCACCTTTCAAACACTCTTCATTCTCTCTTTGTTTCACTACCAaacaaaagagagagaaaaacaaaattataactGTTAGTAACTGCAATAACTTCCATGTTAAAACTAACATCAAAATGATACATGGATAGTTTCTATCCAAACACATTGGTCACTGCATGCATGATCTTGTTAACTTGATGATATCTTTGAAGATATAGTTAGAGGTAATTTCAAAgtttgatttgaaaattttgttgcatattggttattttgaaattttcattgttttttcatTTACTAATCCCTCTAAGTAATTTATTAAGTTTTTGAAATTGTAGAGATTAAGCATTTTCGTCTATAACATTAATTGAATTtcacaatataataaaagttgGTAATTCTCTCTAGCGTTAGTTTCCTTGAGATAATTTCAAGAATCAAATTGACTGACTTATGAATTGGTTCGAGTGGTAAGGGACTTTGATTGTTTGAGTAAGTGGTCACGACTCTCCTTAGAGAGAAAATTGGGTTGGAACGGAGATCCCATCTTTCATGCTCCACAAGTTCCTGGCGGAGATTCGTCACTGGTAAACGATGGTGAAAACATCGTACTTAAAACAAGATAATCAGAAAGGAATAACGTTATTAAGCAATTTTCAGTTtatgaataattttgaaatttggtaAATTTAGAGACTAATTTATTTGACTTCATCAATTCATTTGGATCATATCTGTTTCGAATGAGGCACAATTATCAAGCTTAAGTTCTTAATTTAATCCTTGTGTAAGAAGGTCCATTTTTTTCAGTTTGAATTCTTTGTCAGATTTTAGTTGATTGCTATCTCAATTTATGTTACCAAAAGCATTGATTTTTTTGGCCTTCGacctttgttttaaaaaataaatttatgattttgttataacttataattttttttttcgtattttggtcattttgtttCAATTCATTTGTGTACATGCaaatttatgactatgtttggTATGATCCTTGTAGGACAGAAGAAAATCGGGTCACATTCAATTGAAAATGTGATCAAAAGATTGAATCAGAAAGCTGATTAGAGATAGAGGTTTTCTAAGACATGCCATTGAATGAGTATATTATGGATTGTGTGAGTTTACATTAAACGTTTTGAGAAAATCGCAATGGATTTCAATGATGGCTATGTATCGAAAGAGCATCTCGAGCTTCATCGATCTGCATCAGAAAGTGTTGATCCAGTAACTGTTTCTCCTTTGCAACTTTCTTCTCCCAAGTCTCCAAGGTCCCCAAAGGCGCAAATCAACGGAAGCAATTCAAGTCCAAAAAATAATAGGCAATCACATTCTTCAAACGATGGACGTCCAAAGAAAGGTggagtgttattttttttaccatttgtcttttcacttttcaatacttGATAAATTCTTCCTCTACGTAGCTACCACAAAATATATGTGATAAACATAGACGTAGTTTTACATTGCGGTTTACAATTGAGGCCACAGTATAAGTATTTTCGGTGTCTCTACATTGATATCGTAACCTTATTTGTGGCCACATTAGCCTCATTTCCCGTATTTGTTGCAATATCAATGTTTGCAACATAATTGCAACCGCAGCCAGCCAACTAGCATTTCAAGGTGCTACTTTTCCTCAGCGGGATAATTCGATATCTTAACTTTCTAAACACTTGGAAACTTGTAAACATTTTAATATGATGCATGTATATAAATTATACAAGGGTCTCACACATGATATGTCATGACTTAGACCAGCGTctcaatattttgattcactgaTATTTTACGATTGGattaaattatatgataaagTATTTGTATTTGTTGTTATCAGTATCTTACTATAGATTTGAGTCGTATCTTGATTCGATACAAAACTGAACCCACTCGATATGAATCCCTAGTGTGAATCTATTTTGGAAATGAATCTCGTCTTGAATCCTGTTTCATTACGATAAATGCTCATTCACCACCTAAACTTGGTGTAACCAGCAaacttttttgtcaaatttgtaTAGTCAGCCTCTTCATTTTAGTCACCTGATTTATGACTTGAatcttgaattattttgatgGTTGAATCTTGAAATAGGTCTTCCGATATGCGATTTAAATATAACCATGGTTGAATCTTGTGAATCTCATTTTACAGGTGGTTCTGGTGGTAAAGGCACCTGGGGTGGATTGCTTGAGACAGATGACATGAACTTACTTGACCCCAATGATCCGAACTATGACAGCACCGAGGTATCGAGTTATTATTTCATCATTATCATATTGTAGAAACTTGCATTATATGGATCAAATCAGTACTGTCAAATATCGGCTATAGAAGCGCTACAGCACTACCATTGGATAGCAGAATTTGAATATACAACACTTTGCGCGATCCACGATTGACAGCACTGGATCAAATCTTTGGTCACTTATTTTGTTAAAACTGtaatttttgttataatataCCAACAACTATGCAactatttatattgttttgtaGGAATTCGATGATTCAAATGATAAGAAAACGAACGCTGCATTGGAAGAGTACAAGAAAAAAGCTACAATAATAGTGGAAGAATACTTTGCCACAGACGACGTTGTCGCAACAATGAGTGAAGTTAGAGAAATTGGTAAACCAGAATACAGCTACTATTTTGTCAAAAAGCTTGTCTCAATGTCAATGGACAGACAcgacaaagaaaaagaaatggcTGCAATTCTCTTATCTGCACTTTATGCTGACATAATTCATCCTTCACAAGTTTACAAAGGATTCACCAAATTAGTCGAATCGGCTGATGATTTGATTGTAGATATACCGGACACGGTTGATATTCTAGCACTTTTCATAGCTCGAGCTGTGGTTGACGACATTCTTCCGCCGGCGTTTTTGAAGAAACAGATAGCAAACTTACCAAATGATTCTAAAGGAGCTGAGGTCTTAAAGAAAGCTGAGAAAAGCTATTTAACAGCACCTTTACACGCTGAAATCATCGAGCGGCGTTGGGGAGGTAGTAAGAATACAACAGTTGATGATGTGAAGGCAAGGATAAATAATTTCTTGAAAGAATATGTTGTAAGTGGCGACAAGACAGAAGCTTTTAGATGCATCAAAGACTTGAATGTTCCATTCTTCCATCATGAAATAGTGAAAAGAGCTCTTATAATGGCGATGGAAAAGCGACAAGCGGAAACGCCGTTATTAGACTTATTGAAAGAAGCTGCTGAAAAAGGTTTCATTAACACAAGCCAAATGTCAAAAGGGTTCACAAGGTTGATTGAAACCGTCGATGATTTATCGCTCGATATACCGAATGCACGCGGAATACTTCAACAACTAATGTCGAAAGCAGCTTCCGATGGTTGGTTATGTGTTTCATCACTAAAACCACTCTCAATTGAGCCTGAAAAGAACACAATACAAGAAAATGTTGCTAAAAGTTTCAAGATGAAAACTCAATCCATCATTCAAGAGTACTTTTTATCAGGTGATATATTTGAAGTGATTAGTTGTTTAGAACAAGAGAACAACAAAAACTGTGGTGAACTAAATGCAATCTTCGTCAAAAAGCTAATAACATTAGCAATGGATAGAAAgaatagagagaaagaaatgGCTTCGGTGTTACTTTCATCGCTTTGTTTTCCACCTGACGATGTTGTCAATGGTTTTGTGATGCTAATTGAATCAGCAGATGATACTGCTTTAGACAATCCTGTAGTTGTTGAAGATCTTGCTATGTTTCTAGCAAGATCGGTTGTTGACGAAGTTTTAGCACCGCAACAGCTTGAAGAT belongs to Medicago truncatula cultivar Jemalong A17 chromosome 6, MtrunA17r5.0-ANR, whole genome shotgun sequence and includes:
- the LOC11420093 gene encoding MA3 DOMAIN-CONTAINING TRANSLATION REGULATORY FACTOR 2 gives rise to the protein MDFNDGYVSKEHLELHRSASESVDPVTVSPLQLSSPKSPRSPKAQINGSNSSPKNNRQSHSSNDGRPKKGGSGGKGTWGGLLETDDMNLLDPNDPNYDSTEEFDDSNDKKTNAALEEYKKKATIIVEEYFATDDVVATMSEVREIGKPEYSYYFVKKLVSMSMDRHDKEKEMAAILLSALYADIIHPSQVYKGFTKLVESADDLIVDIPDTVDILALFIARAVVDDILPPAFLKKQIANLPNDSKGAEVLKKAEKSYLTAPLHAEIIERRWGGSKNTTVDDVKARINNFLKEYVVSGDKTEAFRCIKDLNVPFFHHEIVKRALIMAMEKRQAETPLLDLLKEAAEKGFINTSQMSKGFTRLIETVDDLSLDIPNARGILQQLMSKAASDGWLCVSSLKPLSIEPEKNTIQENVAKSFKMKTQSIIQEYFLSGDIFEVISCLEQENNKNCGELNAIFVKKLITLAMDRKNREKEMASVLLSSLCFPPDDVVNGFVMLIESADDTALDNPVVVEDLAMFLARSVVDEVLAPQQLEDIGTQCISQDSIGSKVLQMAKSLLKARLAGERILRCWGGGGGGSSKPGWEIEDVKDMIGKLLEEYESGGDIKEACRCMKELGMPFFHHEVVKKSLVKIIEKKNERLWGLLKECFESGLITMYQMVKGFGRVEEALDDLALDVPDAKNQFAYYVEKAKNEGWLDSSFCFKNATENGTC